attttggggggGGTGACAATTATTTTATCCACATGTGCAGCGCACATGCTCTAACGTTTATTTACCCTCGTTATTTACATACTTAAATGATATAATCTGTTACGGTTTTTACACGACTTTTTATACACTCGTGCAACACACGGGCTCTAAAACCtagtataaatataaaaaaaatgaaatgaagtACAGTAATAAATAACATTACTGGAAATTgaaaataactataactataaatataaatataaatataaatataaataacattaATGGAAATTAAATTGTTAGACTGTATATAACCCGGCGTCTAAATACTCCCGTCATCCCACTTGGCAACAGATTTGACGCCCTTTACGCCCCTAACGCGGCGTCAAAATTTGACGCCCGGGGCGTTAGTCGAGAATTTGACTTGTGTGTCAAATGTGTGTCAGCCAATCAgattttttcaaatatttttatatattattaattaatatattttatactcaactaccaataatattttaccacatcacccattCACAAATTTAACCATCAAATTTAATCCACATCACCAAAAAAAAAAGTACATCACTATCACTTGACTTTGATTTTGATGTCACTTACACGATTGGAAACAGTGTTACGTATGTAAAGCGATACAGTTCCACGCAATCTCACCCGAAATTCAGGTGTCACGTGTCATACGGTTGATTGTTAACATCCATCCCTCCTTTTTCCAATTTCCGTTATCATTTCTTCTTAATTCttactattatttatttttattctcAATTTTTCAACAAGAGGGGAAAAAAATAAACAAATTCAAAAGATGAACAATCAGTCCATACATAACTCTGTTCCCAGCGATATTGCTTTCAAAATCGCATCTTTACTTCAGGTTAGGTCCCTTTTATTCAATACGGAGcatagtttattttatttttatgttaATTTCGTTTATTAATTAAAGATTATTATGAATTCAATAATCattttttgtttgttttaattgGGGATGAAGGTATTGGATATATGTGCGTTGGGAAGTTGTTGTCGATTTTGGCGGGAGCTATGTGGGTGTGATTATATATGGGAAGGTCTATGTAAAGATAGATGGCCAGCCCTAGATTATCATCAACATCTTGTTCCTGAATTTAACCCCCATCATCTTCAACAACTGCATCTCCACTCCAATTTGCAGGTTCATACTTTTTTGTATCTCTTGTGGAATTTTTATTTTTAAGGGttgttaaattaaattgttatgaaGGATGATgttgatttattattattgtttttaaatTTCTATAACATAATTATCAAAATTTTAGGATCATACTATAAAACTATAAATCGTAAAAATATATTGTGTCCTATGATTATATTTATTAGTGGTGTTATGTACCATAAATCCTGAAAATCCTAAATTTTTTTACATATCTAGTGGTGTCATAGGACACTAGTGATGAGATCGGTACCGGTGCAGAATTGAAACATACCGAAATCGAAAATCCCGAAACCGAAATAGCACAATTTCAAGAACCGAATTCCGAACCGATTTAAGAAAGCggttttggtttcggtttggtaccGGTATTATCAGTATAGTACCATATGGTACCGAAAATTGCCTTGGTTAACTAATATGTGAAACTTTCTGTCTATTTCCGTTCGTGAACTATACAAAAGGGTCGAATTAAGTACTAACTATACAGTTTTTATTAGCTCTTACTTTCAGTTTTTTGTTACTATTCTGTATATATATCTAACGTATGACTACGTGATTTTGATTTTTAGTTTGCAGTAAGTAGTAACTAATAGTTGTTGCTAGTAGCTAATAAATTAAGCCTCATTGAAGCTGAAATTTAATCAATCTGATTTACTATGTTTATAATTCTTGTAGTAATGTTCACTATATACAATCTGCTATGTATAAACTATAAAACTAACATTCGTAGTAACTGAAAGAAGTATAATATTAATATGGGTCCGATACATTTAGTAAAATATGGTGTAGTGTGTCGATCAGTAAGAACTAAGAAGCGGGTTGATTAAACTTCTGCAATTCCATTTTTTGGTATTCAATTCGGTTTCCCGGTACTGAACCGATACCACACCGTTTTCTACTGAAACCGAATTGTCTCAAAACCAAGAACCGAATCCGGAGCTCTGTCATTGTTCGGTATTCAAATTCGGTACCGGTACAGTTTCGGCTCGGTTTCGGTTTTTCGGGATTTTTGCTCATGCCTACTAGACACCACATCATTGTGCTTAGAATCGCCCATAATGATCATCCTTATAATTATGCTATGGTTGTGAAAAAAGGTATTTTGATGCAGTTCATAAAGATTGATTATTGAGTAAATGTACATGTAGTTTCATTGCAGACCTATCTGCATCACAAAGCTAATTGTTTTATAAAATGGTAATATGGTTTTAGTTATGCTAAATTAATATTTCATACTTACTTGTTAACTCATCTAGTTACGCTTCTGTGATCCAATAGATTCATACGAAAATTTGTTGAGCGTAAATTGAAAGTAACTAAATTTTGAGTCTTTAAGTACTGCGTGTTGATCGGTCATTCATTCTTCATTATGCTTTTGACGGTTTTATTTACGTGTAACTGCAGGGATGGAGGGGATTTTATGTGAATAAGCATCATGAAATGGCTAGTAAAGCAGATGCTGTAATTGCATATTTGGATCAATGCATATCTTCTGAATCCATTGAGGTTAATCATTATTTGGTTGCAATGCAAAACATGAACGCTATGCAGTTTGGATTCAGGGATATTGTTTTGTTCTTTTTTAAAGATAATCTTCATGTGCTACTCAATTTGGCTGGTATGCATTACTGTATTGCGTGGCTTCGAGTTCCAGTAAGCAAACAATATTCATCCGTTTAGCCTTTTTTATATTTATCTACTATTTTATAAATGTTGCAACTGCATttgttttaaggaatcatttatgGGCTTATGGATTTAGGCTGCGTGATGAGTCGATTTCCCGAAGGACTTCGTTAATGGAACTTGCAATGACCAAAGAACAGGAAGTTCTTGACGTGCTTTATCGGGGCGCAATTCACGAAGTAATTCGTGTTCAGATATCGGCTTTTAAACCGGTTACCTCTTCTTGGTCATGCCTAAACCAAACTGCACAAACATCAGGTTAGAAAAGCATTCTAGGTGTGGGTTTTGATCTGTGTGTGTAATTATGTAATCCGTGTATATAATGCATTATGTGCATAATTGTTGGTATATAAGTCAAGAAATGGTAAATGGTGTGTAATGTATCTACATTAACAAAATAAGGCACTGTGTGCATTGATTTGTATGAATGGATGTATATATCCAGGTTAATCATATGCTATAAGATGTTAAAAACTTCTATTTTAGAAGCATAAAGTGTAATCTTTTGGCCTAATTAGTATATAACAGTGTCTTTTGAACCAATGATATTGCAGTTGTTACATACTTACATGACACCACTGAAAGGTATATTAATCTTGACTGTATTAGAAAAAGGGGATTCCATAGCTGCTATATTCACTTAAAAGTTGTATCAAAACAGTGTCTAATTGTTGTTTACATAATTTTGTAATCCGAGTTGTTTTTTCTTGAAAATGTAATAGTTTGTGACAAACATTGTTTCCGCCAAGTTTTCATATTTTCAAAGTTAGATACAGCAACGAACAGGCCTTTAATATCTGGGTATTATGTTTGTAATGATCCAAAGATAAAGAATCTGAATAATATAATGCTAAATATGCTTAAATAATGCAGGCCTAAATGTAGGCTTGAGTATACAGTTTCTGACAGATGGATTCAACTTATTCTCTCTTCTTACATTCACTAAAAATCTATTAATCGGTCTAATCCTCAGTCAATGGGGAGTAATCGGTTAAAGCCATCAATTGGTCAACACAAATCGGGATTAATTGGTCAAAGTAGGGATTAAGTGGTCAACTTCTGtcgaagtcaaacttagtcaatatTCGATTAATTCCAGATTAATCCCTCCAAGATGCCGATCGATTGATCGCTGATTAGAGATTTTAAAAACCTTGGTGATATCTGAGAATATTTTGTTACGTATTTTGGTACTCAATTTATAATATGGTATTATTATATAGTATTATATAGTCCATCATATCCATTAAACGACAGAGAAATGTGGGTCTGTATGGGGAACTTGTCAATATTCATATGCATCCAAATTACAATCACGAATGTTATATATAATATCAGTATGGAATTATTTGAACCCCAGTTGGTATGGATCCCACTTCACAGGACGAAAATATTCATAGGAACTCATCAAAATTTGCAGGATGAGCGAATGAGAAAACAGACATTTATGTCAAAATCAAGATATATTATCTCTTTATAGTCTTATTAGTAAAGGGTCATACGGTTTTGTGTCGAAGGTGTTCTGCTGTTTTGAGCTTGGGTAAAGAGTCAAAATGGTTTTGTCAAACGAGTTTGCTTAAAACAGCTCTTAACGATTACATGATAATATGCAAACAAACATAAAGATAGTTTAACGATGTATGTTACAAGGAAGAAAATGTGTTTAGTAAGAGCTACTTCAATCCACGCAAGTGGAGAAGAATTCACCGAAAACAATGTTTTCTAATGCACTCCAAAACCATGTGTGTCCAGCTATTAAAATGGTACTGTAATAAAATGTTCATATCTCACCCATAAaacgaatatataaatatatgaatcaaCCCATGTTGAAGACAAGTTACGACCACCGTTGTGGTCATTCTTGAGGTAGAACCGGAGGTGCAATCGTTCTGGTATTATAAGATTTGCAATGGCTGCATTTTTGTCCAATTATATGGAAGAAAACTTCTGTAGTGTCATTGCAGTCGTTACATAATATCCAAACCTGCAATTTCAGGCCCTTTTAGTAACTGCAGCAAATTCGACCCGTTTACTTAAGTGTAGCAAATTTGACCGATTTACTTAAGTGtagcaaattcgacccatttactTAAATGTAGCAAATTCACCCGATTTACTTAAGTGtagcaaattcgacccatttactAAAGTGTAGCAAATTCGAACTATGTACTTGAGTGTTGCAAACTCGACCCATTTACTTAAGTGTAGCAAATTTTGTCGATTTACTTAAGTGTAGAAATTTGGTCGATTTACTTAAGTGTAGCATATTCGACCCATTTACTTAAGTtagcaaattcgacccatttactCAAGTGTAGCAAATTTGACCCATTTACTCAAGTGTATCAAATTTAACCCATTTACTTAAGTGAAGAAAATTTGACCCATTTAGTTGAGAGtgggttgattttttttttttttttttttttttttttttcctttctcaaACCGGTAAAATGAAAATTTCAAATTAAAAAATGATTTAATGATATACTAGTACCTTCTTTTGTCTGTAAACATCAGGCATCATAGTAGCTTCAATCTCTTCATCTATCATCTTCCATGTTGCAGACATATCCATTACCGATTTGGTGCATATCGGACAACAAAATCTGTTCAAAACGCCAATAAAAAGTTAATATAAAGTTTGTTTTTTGACAGTAATCATATGAGTGCTTACTTGTCTCTCTTTATCATCTCGTTGTAACATTCACGGTGCATCGTGTGACCACATTTCATAACAGCAGTGTCTTTCATCGAGTCAAATAGATACTGTAGACATAGCGATAGCAATCAAGTTTCACAGTTTTCAAACCGGGCATAGGGAAAAAGACAAAAGATACAAACCTCGTAACATATCGGACAATGATGCCGCATTGAATTTTCCACGCATGAATGGTTATCACGTAAACCGATAGAATAGCAGGATCCTGTGAATTCAACAATTCCACATTATAAAATTTATACTATTCTAGTAGAAAAAAAAGTATTTCGGGTCAACCGAACCCATTTTAACCTGTTATCCAACCAGCCGGACCCACTAATTTTATCATATTTACATAACATAATGCAAAAATCATCACTACACATACCGCATTTTTTGCAATGGAAGAAATTATCTTGGCCACCGACTCTGAACACGAAAATAAGATATGTAAATCGAATAACGCATAAAAAATCTAACGAATGACAAAGATGTAAAGATGATTGTTCTGAAGTTAGTTTACGAACCTGCAGATGCCACAATCGTCACAATGAAACAAACCCTTGTCAACCTACAAAATAATGATTTAGATCAGTTACAAAAAAAAGTAATCGTAAAATATACAATATATATTGTTCTGTTTCATACATCGTCATCGTAGAATTTGCAGATGTAACAAAAGTATTCGCCCATATTGACACCGCAGTTTGTGCAAGTACGAGCAACCTATATCATAATGAAATGAGTCAGCAATTTAATTAAGCAATCTATATAAATCGAATTAATGAAACATACCGGCTGTTCTGTATCACAAACCGAACATATCACCTGCAATAAACATACAATTCGGTTTAGCTCAAGACTTGAATCATCTATAAAACTAGGAAACTAACAAAACTTACTTGTTTCACATCAGACCGAACAAGCTCATGGCGATCGTACCAGTTTTTTAACAGATTCTGAAATCATAAACAATTATCATCAAAACACAAACATACAAGAACGCATTACTTACAACTATTTTCAACTACGATACAGAATTATAGATCTACAGAACCAAAACAAATAAACCGACATGAAAAACTTAGTTTTTCGTACCGCAGCCTCATTGTGACAATGACGACAATCATAAACCTCGTTACAACACGGAGCTCGAATCATACATCTTCTTCTATAGTGCTTGCATCTAACACAAATTTCATCATAAATTCATAAGTAATGTGTAGCTCTTTAGCTGATCTTATTCTATACACATCTTGCATTCATTaacttctgtaa
This genomic window from Rutidosis leptorrhynchoides isolate AG116_Rl617_1_P2 chromosome 2, CSIRO_AGI_Rlap_v1, whole genome shotgun sequence contains:
- the LOC139888242 gene encoding uncharacterized protein; translation: MNNQSIHNSVPSDIAFKIASLLQVLDICALGSCCRFWRELCGCDYIWEGLCKDRWPALDYHQHLVPEFNPHHLQQLHLHSNLQGWRGFYVNKHHEMASKADAVIAYLDQCISSESIEVNHYLVAMQNMNAMQFGFRDIVLFFFKDNLHVLLNLAGMHYCIAWLRVPVSKQYSSV
- the LOC139891351 gene encoding E3 ubiquitin-protein ligase MIEL1-like, whose protein sequence is MEGTNDERLVFGKMGYGCKHYRRRCMIRAPCCNEVYDCRHCHNEAANLLKNWYDRHELVRSDVKQVICSVCDTEQPVARTCTNCGVNMGEYFCYICKFYDDDVDKGLFHCDDCGICRVGGQDNFFHCKKCGSCYSIGLRDNHSCVENSMRHHCPICYEYLFDSMKDTAVMKCGHTMHRECYNEMIKRDKFCCPICTKSVMDMSATWKMIDEEIEATMMPDVYRQKKVWILCNDCNDTTEVFFHIIGQKCSHCKSYNTRTIAPPVLPQE